The Deinococcus depolymerans genome has a segment encoding these proteins:
- a CDS encoding ABC transporter ATP-binding protein, with protein MSKSTPMLELDNVHTYYDHIHALKGVSMTVNEGEIVALIGGNGAGKTTTLRTISGMMKPRTGSVTFEGQAISGIPAHHIMQRGISHVPEGRRIFKDMTVRENLDVGAYTVTDRALIEGRIQEGFGFFPRLKEREHQLGGTMSGGEQQMLAIARALMVAPRLLLLDEPSMGLSPLFVEAIFDIIVKLNQERGTTVLLVEQNANMALQIAHRAYVLQTGEIKLSGNAADIASDESVRKAYLGDE; from the coding sequence ATGTCTAAGTCCACACCCATGCTCGAACTCGACAACGTTCACACGTACTACGACCACATTCACGCCCTGAAGGGTGTCAGCATGACCGTCAACGAGGGCGAGATCGTCGCCCTGATCGGCGGGAACGGCGCCGGGAAGACCACCACGCTGCGCACCATCAGCGGCATGATGAAACCCCGCACGGGAAGTGTGACCTTCGAGGGTCAGGCCATCTCCGGGATTCCCGCGCACCACATCATGCAAAGAGGGATCAGTCACGTGCCCGAGGGCCGCCGGATCTTCAAGGACATGACCGTCCGCGAGAACCTCGACGTGGGCGCGTACACCGTCACCGACCGCGCGCTGATCGAGGGCCGCATCCAGGAGGGTTTCGGGTTCTTCCCGCGCCTGAAGGAACGCGAGCACCAGCTGGGCGGCACCATGTCCGGCGGGGAGCAGCAGATGCTCGCCATTGCCCGCGCCCTCATGGTCGCGCCGCGCCTGCTGCTGCTCGACGAGCCCAGCATGGGCCTGTCCCCGCTGTTCGTGGAAGCCATCTTCGACATCATCGTGAAGCTGAACCAGGAGCGCGGCACGACCGTGTTGCTCGTGGAGCAGAACGCGAACATGGCCCTGCAGATCGCGCACCGCGCGTACGTGCTGCAGACCGGTGAGATCAAGCTGTCGGGCAACGCTGCCGACATCGCGAGCGACGAGAGCGTCCGCAAGGCGTACCTCGGCGACGAGTAG
- a CDS encoding ABC transporter ATP-binding protein, translating into MTGSGNILEVQGVTKVFGGLTAVNDVTMNIPDRSIVSVIGPNGAGKTTFFNMITGIYQPTRGTIRLAGRELVGLRPDQVTQAGIARTFQNIRLFSTMTSEENIMVGRHARLKSGFVDAVLHTRKFHQSEQEARDAARIMLDFVGLGKWRNELATNLPYGDQRKLEIARALATTPKLILLDEPAAGMNPRETEDLKALIRRVRDELGVTVCLIEHDMRLVMTLSEHITVLDYGSKIAEGLPHQVRNDPRVMEAYLGRGAAAGDYGKEERPHV; encoded by the coding sequence ATGACCGGCAGCGGCAACATTCTGGAAGTGCAGGGCGTCACGAAGGTCTTCGGCGGCCTGACCGCCGTGAACGACGTGACCATGAACATCCCCGACCGCAGCATCGTCAGCGTGATCGGCCCGAACGGCGCGGGGAAAACCACCTTCTTCAACATGATCACCGGCATCTACCAGCCGACGCGCGGCACCATCCGCCTTGCCGGGCGTGAACTGGTGGGCCTGCGCCCCGATCAGGTCACCCAGGCCGGCATCGCCCGGACCTTCCAGAACATCCGCCTGTTCTCCACCATGACCAGCGAGGAGAACATCATGGTCGGGCGTCACGCCCGCCTGAAAAGCGGGTTCGTGGACGCCGTGCTGCACACCCGGAAATTCCACCAGTCCGAGCAGGAAGCCAGGGACGCCGCGCGGATCATGCTGGACTTCGTGGGGCTGGGCAAGTGGCGCAACGAACTCGCCACGAACCTGCCGTACGGGGACCAGCGCAAACTGGAGATCGCGCGCGCACTGGCCACCACCCCGAAACTGATCCTGCTGGACGAACCGGCCGCCGGCATGAACCCCCGCGAGACCGAGGACCTGAAGGCCCTGATCCGCCGCGTGCGTGACGAACTGGGCGTGACCGTCTGCCTGATCGAGCACGACATGCGCCTCGTCATGACGCTGTCCGAGCACATCACCGTGCTGGACTATGGCAGCAAGATCGCCGAGGGCCTGCCGCATCAGGTCCGCAACGACCCCCGCGTGATGGAAGCGTACCTGGGCCGCGGCGCCGCCGCCGGCGATTACGGGAAGGAAGAGCGTCCCCATGTCTAA
- a CDS encoding branched-chain amino acid ABC transporter permease, whose protein sequence is MSLPSMFSKTPRSAKPDRTLLLLAFFLITSGVLLVSHNGPLLEGMGTAGQFLKNPITEAFFVSLFLANVLFAYLWNAAPWARALVGAGSLLLVLPWAGREDTSLLDLSIQIMIFAALALGLNIVVGLAGLLDLGYVAFFAVGAYTWGIFASPRFSEVLKYYGENPGATNAGTLAIGLFLTVVTAASMVYINRLTARTAPTATSTWSFRLAAFGLVAGLTLAARATVVLMSGQAAGLANGIDPGFFWLFLALSILAAAIVGVLIGLPVLRLKGDYLAIITLGLGEVIRVLANNLDLYTAGSQGITPIRSASVPWFNSLAGALGFTEDQHYLLFLYVLVLIVVGVILLVNVRLDRSRIGRAWIAIRDDEVAAQAMGVPLVQTKLIAFATGASFAGVMGMIFAAKQTFISPESFNLFQSIGVLSMVILGGMGSFPGVILGAAVVTLLNLRILPGLGEATANLGIPQQVNPGQLQRLIFGIILVTMMLLRPEGLLPNKRRTLELHHDDNQEDDSVDGNAGALGNTGAEVYSPGVAPTKHEDPAGGRK, encoded by the coding sequence ATGAGCCTGCCCTCCATGTTCAGCAAGACGCCGCGCTCGGCCAAACCCGACCGGACCCTCCTGCTGCTCGCCTTCTTCCTGATCACCAGCGGCGTGCTGCTGGTCTCGCACAACGGTCCGCTCCTCGAGGGCATGGGCACCGCCGGGCAGTTCCTGAAAAACCCCATCACCGAAGCGTTCTTCGTGTCGCTGTTCCTCGCGAACGTCCTGTTCGCGTACCTGTGGAACGCCGCGCCCTGGGCGCGCGCCCTGGTCGGCGCGGGCAGCCTGCTGCTGGTGCTTCCCTGGGCTGGCCGTGAAGACACCAGCCTGCTGGACCTGAGCATCCAGATCATGATCTTCGCGGCGCTGGCCCTGGGCCTGAACATCGTGGTGGGCCTCGCGGGCCTGCTGGACCTGGGCTACGTGGCGTTCTTCGCGGTCGGCGCGTACACCTGGGGCATCTTCGCCAGCCCCCGCTTCTCCGAGGTTCTCAAGTACTACGGCGAGAACCCGGGCGCCACGAACGCCGGCACCCTCGCCATCGGCCTGTTCCTGACAGTCGTCACGGCGGCCAGCATGGTGTACATCAACCGCCTGACCGCCCGCACCGCCCCCACCGCCACAAGCACCTGGAGTTTCCGCCTGGCTGCCTTCGGCCTGGTGGCGGGCCTGACCCTCGCGGCGCGCGCGACGGTCGTCCTGATGTCCGGTCAGGCGGCCGGGCTGGCCAACGGCATCGACCCTGGCTTCTTCTGGCTGTTCCTGGCCCTGAGCATCCTGGCCGCCGCGATCGTCGGCGTGCTGATCGGCCTGCCCGTGCTTCGCCTGAAAGGCGACTACCTCGCCATCATCACGCTGGGACTGGGTGAAGTGATCCGCGTGCTGGCCAACAACCTCGACCTGTACACCGCCGGTTCGCAGGGCATCACGCCCATCCGGAGCGCGTCGGTGCCGTGGTTCAACTCGCTGGCCGGGGCGCTGGGCTTCACGGAGGACCAGCACTACCTGCTGTTCCTGTACGTGCTGGTGCTGATCGTCGTGGGCGTGATCCTGCTGGTGAACGTCCGCCTGGACCGTAGCCGCATCGGCCGCGCCTGGATCGCCATCCGTGACGACGAGGTCGCCGCGCAGGCCATGGGCGTGCCGCTGGTGCAGACCAAACTGATCGCCTTCGCGACCGGCGCGAGCTTCGCGGGCGTGATGGGCATGATCTTCGCCGCCAAGCAGACCTTCATCAGCCCCGAGTCCTTCAACCTGTTCCAGAGTATCGGCGTGCTGAGCATGGTCATCCTGGGTGGCATGGGCTCCTTCCCCGGCGTGATTCTCGGCGCGGCCGTCGTGACCCTGCTGAACCTGCGCATCCTGCCGGGCCTGGGCGAGGCGACCGCCAACCTGGGCATCCCGCAGCAGGTGAACCCCGGTCAGCTGCAACGCCTGATCTTCGGGATCATCCTGGTGACCATGATGCTGCTGCGCCCCGAGGGTCTGCTGCCCAACAAACGCCGCACGCTCGAACTGCACCACGACGACAATCAGGAAGACGACAGCGTGGACGGCAACGCCGGCGCGCTGGGCAACACGGGCGCGGAAGTGTACTCGCCCGGCGTGGCCCCCACCAAGCACGAGGACCCCGCAGGAGGCCGCAAATGA